In the genome of Mangifera indica cultivar Alphonso chromosome 9, CATAS_Mindica_2.1, whole genome shotgun sequence, the window CTTTGTCAAATTGTTGACTTTGAATTGATTTATCGTTCAGATGATGTTTCGTTGTCCAGAAGAATTGATGAAGGACGACGTTTCGTCCTTCAAACTTGGTTCTTTTATTGGAATTTTAGATAACACTTTTTTTTCTGGATGTAAAGACATTGTCCTTTTGTCGTTTGCACGTTGTCCGTTTGCCgaattagttttccaaaccctAGGAGAAAAATGGTAACtcttcaaaacttaatcctagaggaaattgttagtttttcaaattaatagagaaattatataaatttttaaggttttagagtttataggtaaaataatggttttatccttacatttaactaaaaatttagggataaataaatatttgaatttttaaaatcctaTAGGTAAAACTTTGGAAgtgaactaaaacttgggtgagaataatTGTTTTGGCcctaataataattacaattgtCATGTAGTTCGATTTTGGttatattaagtaattgttaaaatgatattgttttgtcaaaaagttacaaatttaaatcacaaaTTTGAGCTACAAATCTAAGTTACAGATTTTAActataaacttaaattgaattaaaccgaactatttttcattcgaatcaaaatcaaactatctttatttttgatttaacGAACTAAAGTCAAACTTAAGTAAGAAGATATTCAAGTTTGACCTAGTTCTTATCCATCCCTTCAACTTTAATTATCGTTTCAAACATTTTAAGTTTTACCTAGTCCTCCATGTAACAAAGTTATGCGTTACAACAACATAAACCACCCTACATAGTCCCATGAtgcatataaatttcaaatcccCAGGGTACCCGCCAATTTCTTCCTAAAAATGTCCAGCGCAGGGTTTGATCATCAAATCTCCTTATTTCGCTCTCAAATCAATGACAGAAGGTTCACTAATCTGTTTTACTTTGTCAGTTAATCGTCTCGCTTTCGCTAAATCTCTGAAAATCTTTCTTGTTTAATTTTCGTAGATTTGATGGCGGAACCATTCAAATTCTCGAATCGTTGCTCGTCTGTAAGGATGTTAAATCATTAATTGAAGTGCAATCGAATTTGAGAGAGTTTCTAAGATCCGAATCGATGTCCGTTCTTCGTGAAATTGCGGAGAAAACTCTAGAGCAGAAGCTCTTGATTCTCGAGTTCTTCGTTCTTGCTTTTGCTGTTATAGGCGATACCGAGGTATACTGCAAATCCTTCGttagcaatttcattttcattatttcaaCTTGGAatcaattttaatcaaaatttgggCGCTTTATTATGGTTCATAGAGTTGTTTGGCTTTAAGATATGAGGCCTTGCTTATGCGTGATATCAAGTCTGCAAGTTGCAATTGGCTTCAAGTTGCATACGTCGAATGGCTGAACTTAGCTGAGCACTCACTAGAGAATGGTTTTCATGCTATAGCTATAAAGGTAGAATCTTAGTCAGATGTGCTAGTGCTTGAAAAGTTTCATTTGTGGTACAGATGAATAATGAACTCATCCAGTTGTTCAATTGCGCAGAACATAACACATGAAGCAAGCATATATCATTGAGAATATTCTTGGCATTTgccataatttttctttttaatttggaaTACTTTCGATTTTTTTTCTATGGCTGACTGAATTTACCGAGTGAATATATCCTCAGCTGTTAACTTTCAATGGCtattggaattttcttttaattgtttatatgttTCCAGTTGAACTACTCTCCTGAACTGTGCTGGAAGCTCAAGTCCAGTGCAAGGTCTTTCGgaacataaattataatgacAAAGTACACTGTATTCTTCCTAATTATTCCAATGTTATCTAGTCTTGTTGAGTTAGgtatagaaatttttatacCATGGTTGTAAAtcttgtatttgaattttcaagggcttggtatttttttctttcaacctAGCTTCAATTTTGACATTTGCTTGTGTAGGCTTGTGAAAATGCACAATCATGTCTCCAGAGGAATGATATTGTGGATCTAAACACTGTTGAAATCTCTGAATATGTGCAAGCTACTGAAAACACGAGGAGACTCAAAGATTGTGCTGTGACCTCTGTAGCTTCGCTCTCTGGTATGCCTTATATGTTGTGTCAATTTCTTAAGATTCATGTCACGATTCATTGACAGTTATCCGTGCTATCTGTTACGTTGGAATGTGAAAACGGACATACTGTGTTGGTCaactttgtattttattaaaaaatgtgatcAGTCTATTGCAAAGTGAACAACAgttaatttcttcaatttaaGTCATGTACTCTGCCTATCAAACAGAGGCAACCGTTTGTGTGGTCTACTGGGTGAATTTGGAACCTGATGATTGAAGGGACCCTTCCTATCACGAGCTCCTAATCATGCTTTTCAGAACAGCATTAGTACTCTATTTTGCTGTTATGTTTCAGTGTTAgccaatttttcttttaaaaagcAATTATTATTCTTCAATTATTCGATGAAAAACTGAAgtaaatatactaatatttgtaGAGAAGGCTGTGATGTCTATAAAAAAACCTAGTCTT includes:
- the LOC123226275 gene encoding protein DOUBLE-STRAND BREAK FORMATION, producing MSSAGFDHQISLFRSQINDRRFDGGTIQILESLLVCKDVKSLIEVQSNLREFLRSESMSVLREIAEKTLEQKLLILEFFVLAFAVIGDTESCLALRYEALLMRDIKSASCNWLQVAYVEWLNLAEHSLENGFHAIAIKACENAQSCLQRNDIVDLNTVEISEYVQATENTRRLKDCAVTSVASLSVQAQATEYLKKKIIVSHTKHSPCCKGTKRAASTLFRNGIKRRNVNRLLELQGLR